One segment of Carya illinoinensis cultivar Pawnee chromosome 1, C.illinoinensisPawnee_v1, whole genome shotgun sequence DNA contains the following:
- the LOC122315133 gene encoding protein TRIGALACTOSYLDIACYLGLYCEROL 1, chloroplastic, translated as MQTASHLHSFLYFSTRRNTIKPEGCMNMQTSNSNVPIRKFCYTGRARTCKFLVSVPPTRLFAFPNTDDGHPSAPVVEEDKNTNHAPNSEAETLLSKWSPPRYLWRGLSVLIMAGQVIIRTLKGKFHWRNTLQQLERVGPRSVGVCLLTSAFVGMAFTIQFVREFTRLGLNRSIGGVLALAFSRELSPVITSIVVAGRIGSAFAAELGTMQVSEQTDTLRVLGANPVDYLVTPRVIASCIALPFLTLMCFTVGMASSALLADGVYGISINIILDSAHRALKPWDIISAMLKSQVFGAIISIVSCAWGVTTMGGAKGVGESTTSAVVISLVGIFIADFALSYCFFQGTGDSLKSCI; from the exons ATGCAAACAGCTTCTCATCTCCATTCATTCTTGTACTTCTCTacgag AAGAAATACCATAAAACCAGAAGGATGCATGAACATGCAAACCTCTAATTCGAATGTGCCTATCAGAAAATTCTGCTATACTGGAAGAGCGCGGActtgtaaatttcttgtgtcTGTACCACCGACAAGATTGTTTGCCTTTCCCAACACAGATGATGGTCACCCTTCTGCCCCTGTCgtagaagaagataaaaatacaaaccatGCACCCAATTCTGAAGCAGAGACCTTACTGAGTAAATGGTCACCGCCTAGGTATCTGTGGAGGGGATTATCTGTTCTTATCATGGCCGGACAGGTAATCATCAGGACGCTAAAGGGAAAATTCCACTGGAGGAATACTCTGCAACAGTTGGAGAGAGTTGGTCCAAGATCAGTGGGAGTCTGTCTTTTGACTTCAGCTTTTGTTGGGATGGCTTTCACCATCCAATTCGTTAGAGAATTCACCAGATTGGGATTGAACAGATCCATTGGTGGGGTATTAGCTCTGGCTTTCTCAAGGGAGCTGAGTCCTGTGATAACATCAATAGTTGTTGCTGGGCGTATCGGAAGTGCGTTTGCAGCAGAATTAGGAACAATGCAGGTTTCTGAGCAAACTGACACATTGAGAGTTCTTGGGGCCAACCCTGTCGACTATCTTGTGACACCCAGGGTGATTGCGTCCTGTATTGCTTTGCCATTTTTGACTCTAATGTGTTTCACGGTGGGGATGGCATCCAGTGCCCTTTTGGCTGATGGTGTTTATGGGATTAGCATTAACATTATCTTGGATTCTGCTCATAGAGCACTTAAACCATGGGACATAATCAGTGCCATGCTAAAGTCACAAGTCTTTGGTGCAATTATTTCTATTGTGAGCTGTGCATGGGGAGTTACCACCATGGGAGGTGCTAAAGGTGTTGGGGAGTCTACAACTTCAGCTGTGGTTATTTCACTTGTTGGTATCTTTATTGCTGACTTTGCACTCTCATATTGCTTTTTCCAAGGAACTGGAGATTCACTGAAGAGTTGTATATGA